A stretch of the Comamonas testosteroni TK102 genome encodes the following:
- a CDS encoding DUF1329 domain-containing protein: MKLGVGARSLAVLAAGALLAGAVWARATPDELARLGKSLTCTGGEKAGTASGVPEFTGKWLGTPPGIQYNPHAGLHPVDPYASEKPLFTITAENLAQYAERLTEGQKAMFAKYPRTYRIPVYQGHRDFRFSDAVCAAARKNAQEAVMNADGQGTTGAVKGALPFPFPRSGLELAFNNLLPSRAFTEHTLRDNANVLADGSIVWGRADNRAFSQVNDPANAGQPLSSPMSQGMNAVRLPEREKGGVSVVSEPVEFGKEKRLGWSYDPGTRRVRQIPEYGFDQPLSGTGGKLTIDSDRLFNGSPERYHWKSLGKKEVYVPANAYKIHGSSVKYADLLKPGHENPDYMRYELRRVWVLEASLKDGYRHMFGKRVLFLDEDTGQALMSDYYDARGQLWLQAVVNHYYAFDARIWHAGTSFYHDLNSGGYVAYNLFQERPQGPVLNKGNMTAAMFTPEAARNAGN, encoded by the coding sequence ATGAAGTTAGGAGTGGGGGCCCGTTCGCTGGCGGTCCTGGCCGCAGGCGCGTTGTTGGCGGGGGCTGTCTGGGCCAGGGCAACGCCTGATGAACTGGCCAGGTTGGGCAAGTCGTTGACATGCACGGGCGGAGAAAAAGCGGGCACGGCCAGTGGCGTGCCGGAGTTCACCGGGAAATGGCTGGGCACGCCACCCGGCATTCAATACAACCCGCATGCGGGCCTGCATCCTGTGGACCCTTATGCCAGTGAAAAGCCTTTGTTCACCATCACGGCAGAGAATCTGGCCCAGTACGCCGAGCGCCTTACAGAAGGCCAGAAGGCCATGTTTGCCAAATACCCCAGGACCTATCGCATCCCGGTCTATCAAGGGCACCGCGACTTCCGCTTCTCGGATGCCGTCTGCGCGGCTGCCAGGAAGAACGCCCAGGAGGCCGTGATGAATGCCGACGGCCAGGGCACCACGGGGGCGGTCAAGGGCGCGCTGCCCTTTCCGTTTCCCCGCAGTGGTCTGGAGCTGGCCTTCAACAACCTGCTGCCATCACGTGCCTTTACCGAACATACGCTGCGTGACAATGCCAATGTGCTGGCCGATGGCAGCATCGTCTGGGGTCGGGCCGACAACCGCGCTTTCAGCCAGGTCAACGATCCGGCCAATGCCGGGCAGCCACTGAGTAGCCCCATGTCCCAGGGCATGAATGCGGTCAGGCTGCCCGAGCGTGAGAAGGGCGGCGTCAGCGTGGTGTCCGAGCCGGTGGAGTTCGGCAAGGAAAAGCGCCTGGGCTGGAGTTATGACCCCGGCACCCGCCGGGTTCGCCAGATTCCCGAATACGGTTTCGATCAGCCTCTGTCGGGCACCGGTGGCAAGCTGACCATTGACTCCGACCGCCTGTTCAACGGCTCGCCCGAGCGCTACCACTGGAAGTCGCTGGGCAAGAAGGAAGTCTATGTGCCGGCCAATGCCTACAAGATTCACGGCAGCAGCGTGAAGTATGCAGACCTGCTCAAACCCGGCCATGAAAACCCCGACTACATGCGCTACGAGCTGCGCCGTGTCTGGGTGCTGGAGGCTTCGCTCAAGGACGGCTATCGCCACATGTTCGGCAAGCGCGTGCTGTTCCTTGACGAGGATACCGGTCAGGCACTGATGAGCGATTACTACGATGCCCGTGGTCAGCTGTGGCTGCAGGCGGTGGTCAACCATTACTACGCCTTCGACGCCAGAATCTGGCATGCGGGCACCAGCTTCTATCACGACCTGAACTCCGGCGGCTATGTGGCCTACAACCTGTTCCAGGAGCGCCCCCAGGGCCCTGTGTTGAACAAGGGCAATATGACCGCAGCCATGTTTACGCCCGAGGCGGCGCGTAACGCCGGCAACTGA
- a CDS encoding SDR family oxidoreductase: MTNRLQGKVALVTGGASGVGLEVVKLLLAEGAKVAFSDINEAAGLQLAAELGKHAMFVRHDVSSETDWKLVMAAVQQCLGRLDVLVNNAGILLPGDMETGRLEDFSRLLRINTESVFIGCQQGIAAMKQGGGSIINMASVSSWLPVEQYAGYSASKAAVSALTRAAALNCRKQGYAIRVNSIHPDGIYTPMMQASLPKGVSQEMVLHDPERNRAGRAYMPERIAQLVLFLASDASSVMSGSELHADNSILGMGL; the protein is encoded by the coding sequence ATGACAAATCGTTTGCAGGGCAAGGTGGCCCTGGTCACTGGTGGCGCCAGCGGCGTGGGGCTGGAAGTGGTGAAGCTGCTTCTTGCCGAAGGTGCCAAGGTCGCATTCAGCGATATCAATGAAGCGGCAGGTCTGCAACTGGCGGCGGAGCTGGGCAAGCACGCCATGTTCGTCCGCCATGATGTGAGCAGCGAGACGGACTGGAAGCTTGTGATGGCGGCGGTGCAGCAGTGTCTGGGCAGGCTCGATGTGCTGGTCAACAACGCCGGCATCCTGCTGCCGGGCGACATGGAAACCGGGCGTCTGGAGGATTTCAGCCGCCTGCTCAGGATCAACACCGAGTCGGTCTTCATCGGCTGCCAGCAGGGCATTGCGGCAATGAAGCAGGGCGGCGGCTCCATCATCAACATGGCTTCGGTATCGAGCTGGCTGCCCGTGGAGCAATATGCGGGCTACAGCGCCAGCAAGGCGGCCGTGTCCGCGCTGACGCGCGCTGCTGCGCTGAACTGCCGCAAGCAAGGCTATGCGATTCGCGTCAACTCCATCCACCCCGATGGCATCTATACGCCGATGATGCAGGCTTCGCTGCCCAAGGGCGTGAGCCAGGAAATGGTCTTGCATGATCCCGAGCGCAATCGCGCCGGACGTGCCTATATGCCCGAGCGCATTGCACAGCTGGTGCTGTTTCTGGCCAGCGACGCGTCCAGCGTCATGAGCGGCAGCGAACTGCATGCCGATAACTCGATTCTGGGCATGGGGCTGTAG
- a CDS encoding VOC family protein: MKLGYTIVYVPDVPASLDFFTRAFGMQRRFLHESGTYGELETGQTTLAFAAHELGGLNFPGGHVEAHSSAKPLGFEIALVTEDVEQAHRNALSAGAAEMAAPTAKPWGQVVSYLRCPDGCVVELCTPMNA, translated from the coding sequence ATGAAACTGGGCTACACAATCGTCTATGTCCCCGATGTCCCGGCATCTCTGGACTTCTTTACCCGCGCATTCGGCATGCAGCGGCGTTTTCTGCATGAATCCGGAACCTACGGCGAGCTCGAGACCGGGCAGACGACGCTGGCATTTGCCGCCCATGAGCTGGGTGGGCTGAATTTTCCGGGAGGCCATGTCGAAGCGCACAGCTCCGCCAAGCCATTGGGCTTTGAAATCGCGCTGGTCACGGAAGATGTCGAGCAGGCCCATCGAAACGCGCTGAGCGCCGGCGCTGCCGAGATGGCAGCACCGACAGCCAAGCCCTGGGGGCAGGTGGTGTCCTATCTGCGTTGCCCCGATGGCTGTGTGGTGGAGCTCTGTACGCCCATGAATGCCTGA